One window of the Lycorma delicatula isolate Av1 chromosome 3, ASM4794821v1, whole genome shotgun sequence genome contains the following:
- the LOC142320886 gene encoding uncharacterized protein LOC142320886: protein MESSKLCYAAVILALLGPPLSTTAAPGVFDVFSWGLDQLSDGKINPTAATGAKSDEGTHSGRRCVCDGSWCRCCVDLSLAGYIDIGGPGCVDMRYISQEEGVKLNMTYGDTLLHGAQVKAGDTAPICMDLLSDLAQVCASMKNLRSEGDGLRGCASLEPTLLGDIQEEYHLGCFTMGPDGMIPDAENITTTEKPEEEEEEETSVSHTTAKPEVNEAALIAAVNESAEEGIAWFSSLLGISFGGNQGNSTSSAAASSPSSSSEPSNPSSPSISETIQSSSSVIVPDQQSNSSPQRQQKYSEIP, encoded by the exons atgtattttcCTGGGGATTGGATCAGCTCAGCGATGGGAAGATAAATCCAACTGCTGCTACAGGTGCCAAGAGCGATGAAGGAACTCACTCTGGTCGCCGTTGTGTCTGCGATGGTTCCTGGTGCAGATGTTGTGTAGATCTCAGTCTGGCAGGGTACATCGATATTGGAGGTCCAG gTTGTGTTGACATGAGATATATATCACAAGAAGAAGGTGTGAAATTAAATATGACATATGGAGATACTCTTCTTCATGGAGCTCAAGTAAAAG CTGGAGATACAGCACCAATATGCATGGACTTACTCTCTGACTTGGCTCAGGTTTGTGCATCAATGAAGAATTTGCGAAGTGAAGGCGATGGACTTCGTGGTTGTGCTTCATTAGAACCTACGCTACTTGGAGATATTCAAGAAGAATACCATTTAGGATGTTTTACCATGGGTCCTGATGGAATGATTCCAGATGCAGAGAATAT aactACTACAGAAAAAcctgaagaagaggaagaagaagaaactTCAGTATCTCATACGACAGCAAAACCAGAAGTAAATGAAGCTGCTCTAATTGCTGCAGTTAATGAATCGGCTGAAGAAGGTATAGCATGGTTTAGTAGTCTCTTGGGAATCAGTTTTGGTGGCAATCAAGGTAATTCAACATCGTCAGCAGCTGCATCATCACCATCGTCATCATCAGAGCCTTCTAACCCTTCATCTCCTTCAATATCTGAAACAATACAATCATCTTCAAGTGTAATAGTACCTGATCAGCAATCAAATTCTTCACCTCAAAGACAACAAAAATATTCTGAGATTccgtag